The proteins below come from a single Microtus ochrogaster isolate Prairie Vole_2 chromosome 22, MicOch1.0, whole genome shotgun sequence genomic window:
- the Clns1a gene encoding methylosome subunit pICln, producing MSFLKSFPPPASEDGLRLQQPDTEAVMNGKGLGTGTLYIAESRLSWLDGSGLGFSLEYPSISLHAVSRDPNAYPREHLYVMVNTRFGEESKDSLSDEDEEDGDEDVEPITEFRFVPSDKSALEAMFTAMCECQALHPDPEDEDSDDYDGEEYDVDAHEQGQGDIPTFYTYEEGLSHLTAEGQATLERLEGMLSQSVSSQYNMAGVRTDDSVRDYEDGMEVDAAPTVAGQFEDADVDH from the exons ATGAGCTTCCTCAAAAGCTTCCCGCCTCCCGCGTCGGAGGACGGGCTCCGGCTGCAGCAGCCCGACACCGAGGCGGTGATGAACGGAAAGGGGCTGGGCACCGGCACGCTCTACATCGCCGAGAG CCGCCTGTCTTGGTTAGATGGTTCTGGACTAGGATTCTCACTGGAATACCCCAGCATTAGTTTACATGCGGTCTCCAGGGACCCGAATGCTTACCCTCGAGAACACTTGTATGTTATGGTGAATACAAGATTTGGAG AAGAATCAAAAGACTCTCTCTCTGATGAAGATGAGGAAGACGGTGATGAAGATGTTGAACCCATTACTGAATTTAGATTTGTGCCCAGTGATAAGTCTGCAT TGGAGGCCATGTTCACTGCGATGTGTGAGTGCCAGGCCCTGCATCCAGACCCGGAAGATGAAGACTCTGACGACTACGACGGAGAAGAGTACGACGTGGACGCTCACG aaCAAGGGCAGGGGGACATCCCCACGTTTTACACCTATGAAGAAGGACTGTCTCATTTAACCGCAGAAGGGCAAGCCACACTGGAGCGGTTAGAAGGAATGCTTTCCCAGTCCGTGAGCAGCCAGTATAATATGGCGGGGGTGCGGACAGACGATTCCGTAAGAGATTATGAAG ATGGCATGGAGGTGGATGCCGCCCCCACGGTTGCTGGGCAGTTTGAGGATGCAGATGTGGACCActga